Proteins co-encoded in one Arachis hypogaea cultivar Tifrunner chromosome 13, arahy.Tifrunner.gnm2.J5K5, whole genome shotgun sequence genomic window:
- the LOC112737891 gene encoding NAC domain-containing protein 72 isoform X2 has translation MGVPEKDPLSQLSLPPGFRFYPTDEELLVQYLCRKVAGNHFSLPIIAEIDLYKFDPWILPGKAIFGEKEWYFFSPRDRKYPNGSRPNRVAGSGYWKATGTDKVITTEGRKVGIKKALVFYIGKAPKGTKTNWIMHEYRLLNGSQKSLGSTKLDDWVLCRIYKKNLSSSQKVNMPSFTSKEWSNGSSPSSSSHIDDMLELPEIDDRCFALPRVNSLQHEEKLTLGGTGNNFPDWVNSGGLDSVPEFGSQSQGMTSYDGNDLYVPSASQFCHVNTMVVPGNPTEEEVQSGIRTQRIDENFGLFQQNSNVFTHRYLSSSGDSFGFGYPNQQFGFGFRE, from the exons ATGGGAGTTCCAGAGAAGGATCCTCTCTCTCAATTGAGCTTACCTCCTGGTTTTAGATTTTATCCCACAGATGAGGAGCTTCTTGTTCAGTACCTATGTCGCAAGGTTGCTGGCAACCATTTCTCACTTCCTATCATCGCGGAAATCGATTTGTATAAATTCGACCCTTGGATCCTCCCAG GTAAAGCAATATTTGGGGAGAAAGAATGGTACTTTTTCAGCCCCAGGGATAGAAAGTATCCGAACGGTTCGCGACCGAACAGGGTTGCTGGCTCTGGGTACTGGAAAGCCACAGGAACAGATAAAGTAATCACTACCGAAGGCAGAAAAGTTGGAATCAAGAAAGCACTTGTTTTCTACATTGGCAAAGCACCCAAAGGCACCAAAACAAACTGGATCATGCACGAGTACCGTCTCCTCAACGGTTCTCAAAAGAGCCTCGGCAGCACCAAG CTAGATGATTGGGTTTTGTGTCGGATATACAAGAAGAACTTGAGCTCATCGCAAAAAGTCAATATGCCAAGCTTTACGAGCAAAGAATGGAGCAATGGATCGTCGCCTTCTTCATCGTCTCACATCGACGACATGCTCGAATTGCCGGAGATCGACGACCGGTGCTTCGCCTTACCGCGGGTTAACTCACTGCAGCACGAAGAAAAGCTCACCCTTGGCGGCACAGGCAATAATTTCCCGGACTGGGTCAACTCGGGGGGTCTCGACTCGGTCCCTGAGTTTGGGAGCCAATCTCAGGGGATGACAAGTTACGATGGAAATGACCTATATGTCCCCTCCGCGTCACAGTTCTGCCACGTCAACACAATGGTTGTACCGGGTAACCCGACGGAGGAGGAAGTCCAGAGCGGCATCAGGACCCAGCGGATTGATGAGAATTTCGGGTTATTTCAACAGAATTCGAATGTATTCACCCACCGGTATTTGTCGAGTTCGGGTGACTCATTCGGATTCGGATACCCGAATCAGCAATTTGGATTCGGATTCAGAGAATGA
- the LOC112737891 gene encoding NAC domain-containing protein 72 isoform X1 — translation MGVPEKDPLSQLSLPPGFRFYPTDEELLVQYLCRKVAGNHFSLPIIAEIDLYKFDPWILPGIYLIRDNDIISVIESKMFIYLVCFCAGKAIFGEKEWYFFSPRDRKYPNGSRPNRVAGSGYWKATGTDKVITTEGRKVGIKKALVFYIGKAPKGTKTNWIMHEYRLLNGSQKSLGSTKLDDWVLCRIYKKNLSSSQKVNMPSFTSKEWSNGSSPSSSSHIDDMLELPEIDDRCFALPRVNSLQHEEKLTLGGTGNNFPDWVNSGGLDSVPEFGSQSQGMTSYDGNDLYVPSASQFCHVNTMVVPGNPTEEEVQSGIRTQRIDENFGLFQQNSNVFTHRYLSSSGDSFGFGYPNQQFGFGFRE, via the exons ATGGGAGTTCCAGAGAAGGATCCTCTCTCTCAATTGAGCTTACCTCCTGGTTTTAGATTTTATCCCACAGATGAGGAGCTTCTTGTTCAGTACCTATGTCGCAAGGTTGCTGGCAACCATTTCTCACTTCCTATCATCGCGGAAATCGATTTGTATAAATTCGACCCTTGGATCCTCCCAGGTATATATTTGATAAGGGATAATGACATTATTTCTGTGATTGAGAGCAAGATGTTTATTTATTTGGTTTGTTTTTGTGCAGGTAAAGCAATATTTGGGGAGAAAGAATGGTACTTTTTCAGCCCCAGGGATAGAAAGTATCCGAACGGTTCGCGACCGAACAGGGTTGCTGGCTCTGGGTACTGGAAAGCCACAGGAACAGATAAAGTAATCACTACCGAAGGCAGAAAAGTTGGAATCAAGAAAGCACTTGTTTTCTACATTGGCAAAGCACCCAAAGGCACCAAAACAAACTGGATCATGCACGAGTACCGTCTCCTCAACGGTTCTCAAAAGAGCCTCGGCAGCACCAAG CTAGATGATTGGGTTTTGTGTCGGATATACAAGAAGAACTTGAGCTCATCGCAAAAAGTCAATATGCCAAGCTTTACGAGCAAAGAATGGAGCAATGGATCGTCGCCTTCTTCATCGTCTCACATCGACGACATGCTCGAATTGCCGGAGATCGACGACCGGTGCTTCGCCTTACCGCGGGTTAACTCACTGCAGCACGAAGAAAAGCTCACCCTTGGCGGCACAGGCAATAATTTCCCGGACTGGGTCAACTCGGGGGGTCTCGACTCGGTCCCTGAGTTTGGGAGCCAATCTCAGGGGATGACAAGTTACGATGGAAATGACCTATATGTCCCCTCCGCGTCACAGTTCTGCCACGTCAACACAATGGTTGTACCGGGTAACCCGACGGAGGAGGAAGTCCAGAGCGGCATCAGGACCCAGCGGATTGATGAGAATTTCGGGTTATTTCAACAGAATTCGAATGTATTCACCCACCGGTATTTGTCGAGTTCGGGTGACTCATTCGGATTCGGATACCCGAATCAGCAATTTGGATTCGGATTCAGAGAATGA